The genomic interval TGAATATTACGCCTATGGTGACGCCGAGTACAAGATATATCAGACTTGCTATCAGGAATATGTGAGTAGCCCTGCCCACTAAATTTACCCCCCCAAAAATATAAAGGCCCTGAGATTGCGCTCAGGGCCTTTATTATATTAAATATTAAGCAAGCCGCCTATTTCTTGAGGAGGGACTTGATGTGTGCGATTACATCATCAATGTCGCTTGCCTTAAGAGTCTTTGCAAAGCCAACCATTGCCGTCCCTGGCCTTCCTTCTGAGATGCTCTTGTGAAGCCTTGCGTCATCAATACCCTTCATCTCTGTTGCGCTCGTGAAATCCCTTGGCTTTGGATTCATGGTAGCTGAGGCCGGACCATGGCCGTCACCCTTATCGCCGTGGCATACTACACAGTTAGCAGAAAAGACCTTCTTGCCATTAGCCGGGTCTGCTGCAAAACTCCCGGTAGCCATCATTGTGAGACCGAATGCTGCAACGGCAACTGATGCGACTGCAATTTTTGCTAATCTTGACATTTTCCAAATCCTCCTGAAAGTCCTGGTTAAAGTTAATTACTGAACCAATCTACGGCGAAATTCTAATCGTCCGCCTTATCTTTGAAAGTTTCCAAGTGGCTCCTGCCGTCTCCCACCTCCCCCCATGATAAGACATCCATTGATCCGCGTGTTTATGTATATCCCGAATGATTTGTTTGACAAATAAAAATATACAGATACACCATCTTAAAGTCAAGGATTTTTTTCCTTCAAGACTTGACGATCCAGACCTTGAGGTCTGCAGATACTTCCTGGTGTAATTTTACCGGCACATGGAAGAGCCCGAGCTCCTTTATTGGTTTTTCAAGGTGTATCTGGCGTTTATCTATGGTTATTCCTTCCTTTTCAACTGCTTCTGCAATATCTGCGGCAGTAACGGACCCAAACATTTTTTCCCCGTCTCCCACCTGTCTTGATATTGTGACGGACAACTCGCCGATCTTCTTTGACAGTTCTTCCACCTCGTGCAGGTCTTTCTTCATCTTTTCATCAAAGGCCTTTTTATCACGTTCTACGGACTTGATATTGTGGGTAGTGGCCTCGGCCGCCTTTTTGTGCGGCAGAAGGAAATTTCTACCATAACCAACTGAAACTTCAACTATTTCCCCAAGCTTGCCCAGGCCTTTGACATCCTCTTTCAAAATGACT from Nitrospirota bacterium carries:
- a CDS encoding cytochrome c; translated protein: MSRLAKIAVASVAVAAFGLTMMATGSFAADPANGKKVFSANCVVCHGDKGDGHGPASATMNPKPRDFTSATEMKGIDDARLHKSISEGRPGTAMVGFAKTLKASDIDDVIAHIKSLLKK
- a CDS encoding 50S ribosomal protein L9, encoding MKVILKEDVKGLGKLGEIVEVSVGYGRNFLLPHKKAAEATTHNIKSVERDKKAFDEKMKKDLHEVEELSKKIGELSVTISRQVGDGEKMFGSVTAADIAEAVEKEGITIDKRQIHLEKPIKELGLFHVPVKLHQEVSADLKVWIVKS